One Homo sapiens chromosome 3, GRCh38.p14 Primary Assembly genomic window carries:
- the LOC124909487 gene encoding uncharacterized protein LOC124909487: MPKDRHSGSAREFVNGISKKSWNLDKAKVKDDNTNPCKSDNFKYKHGSQLAWSWPCIRLDAPVPISRKRPGSGITEATSSRRQRPTRRLQGQLPGQEKRVLKATEGIANPSWGWGGAVSPLRASLTSLEPRGLRAASRGTRWPQGGGWGRAPARRTAPSPDSAPPLPQSKRWRTRKLPRTGTDFRANRAAALAFSGGSDAIGSCSRRAEMSNVESLKIVMSSLSLKFLNTPMEGDKDSLLGQTLVRLLNLLVGLSVHFLGKSS; this comes from the exons ATGCCTAAAGACAGACATTCTGGCTCTGCCCGTGAATTCGTCAACGGCATTTCTAAGAAATCCTGGAACTTGGACAAAGCCAAGGTAAAAGATGACAACACCAATCCTTGCAAATCAGACA attttaaatataaacatggaAGCCAGTTAGCATGGTCTTGGCCCTGCATAAGGCTAGATGCTCCGGTTCCCATCTCCAGGAAAAGGCCTGGCTCTGGGATCACGGAAGCCACGTCCTCTCGGCGTCAAAGGCCCACCCGCCGGCTCCAGGGCCAGTTACCAGGACAGGAAAAGAGGGTCCTGAAGGCCACAGAAGGCATCGCGAACCCCAgttggggctggggaggagctgtGTCCCCACTCCGCGCCTCACTTACCTCGTTGGAGCCTCGGGGTCTCCGGGCGGCGAGTCGGGGGACGCGCTGGCCGCAGGGCGGTGGCTGGGGTCGGGCGCCAGCCCGGCGCACAGCCCCCTCCCCCGACTCGGCGCCGCCCCTACCCCAAAGCAAACGCTGGAGAACCCGGAAATTGCCCAGAACGGGAACCGACTTTCGCGCCAACCGCGCGGCCGCGCTTGCCTTTTCCGGTGGAAGTGACGCCATCGGCAGCTGCAGCAGAAGAGCGGAAATGTCAAACGTGGAG agccTAAAGATAGTAATGAGCAGCTTGAGTCTTAAGTTTTTGAATACACCGATGGAAGgtgacaaagattctttgcttggccaaactttagtcagACTCCTCAACCTTCTCGTAGGTTTATCTGTGCATTTCCTTGGAAAATCCAGTTAG